A part of Diachasmimorpha longicaudata isolate KC_UGA_2023 chromosome 11, iyDiaLong2, whole genome shotgun sequence genomic DNA contains:
- the LOC135167500 gene encoding importin-7 isoform X1, producing the protein MDPRKLTELLRATIDPAQQKQAEEQLNQIHKIIGFAPSLLQVIMSNEVDMPVRQAGVIYLKNLITTNWADREAENGPAPFSIHEQDRAMIRDAIVDAVVHAPDLIRVQLAVCISNIVKHDFPGRWTQIVDKITIYLQNPDASCWPGVLVALYQLVKNYEYKKAEERGPLNEAMNLLFPMIYQLILRLLPDPSEQSVLLQKQILKIFFALTQYSLPLDLISKEVFSQWMDVVRQVADRPVPPETNDPDLDEDDRAELPWWKCKKWALHILHRMFERYGTPGSVTKDYKEFSEWYLQTFSGGILEVLLKILDQYRRKIYVSPRVIQQSLNYINQGISHSFSWKFLKPNMFEIIRDVLFPILSYSSFDEELWNTDPYEYIRVKFDIFEDFVSPVSAAQTLLQSACKKRKEMLQKTMQFCVEVLTSPNADPRQKDGALHMVGSLADILLKKKVYKEQMDKMLMQYVFPEFNSPHGHMRARACWVLHNFSETKFKQEPILVEAIRLTTNALLHDQDLPVKVEAAICLQTLLSSQDKAKKYIEPLIRQITLELLNIIRETENDDLTNVMQKIVCTYTEQLMPIAIEICQHLATTFSQVLETDEGSDEKAITAMGLLNTIATLLTVMEDQPQIMAQLQPTVLQVVAHIFGQSIIEFYEEALSLVYDLTGKTISEDMWKVLELIYQLFQKDGFDYFTDMMPALHNYITVDTPAFLSNENHILAMFNMCKAILTGDAGEDPECHAAKLLEVIILQCKGHIDQCIPSLVRLVLERLTREVKTSELRTMCLQVVIAALYYNPTLCLEAMDGLQGTLGQSTDPIASHFIKQWIHDTDCFLGLHDRKLCVLGLCTLISMGPARPPVVNECAQEIIPSLILLFDGLKRAYAAKAADGEEEQEDEEGSDFEEEVLSSDEDELDDASQEFLEDLQEKVTRSSTLYGLNITASLQNKHVESDDENDDDSDIEANEETTLECYITPLDFDDNNQDEYVVFNEVMQNIERTDQQWYTGLTNHLTADQRKALQEVILLAEQRKAAVESKRIEQSGGYAFHSQTVPTSFNFGGTPLGR; encoded by the exons ATGGATCCACGCAAATTAACGGAACTGTTGAGAGCAACTATTGACCCGGCACAGCAAAAACAAGCCGAGGAACAGCTTAATCAG attcataaaattattggCTTTGCCCCGAGTTTGCTGCAAGTTATAATGTCAAATGAGGTTGACATGCCTGTCAGACAAGCTG GTGTAATatacttgaaaaatttgataacGACGAATTGGGCTGATCGTGAAGCTGAGAATGGACCAGCTCCATTTAGCATTCACGAGCAGGATCGTGCCATGATACGTGATGCCATTGTTGATGCTGTTGTACATGCACCAGATCTCATACGCGTTCAATTGGCTGTTTGCATCAGCAATATCGTTAAACACGATTTTCCAGGACGTTGGACACAAATTGTTGACAAAATAACGATTTATTTGCAAAATCCCGATGCATCCTGTTGGCCTGGTGTTCTTGTGGCGCTCTACCAGcttgttaaaaattatga GTACAAAAAAGCTGAAGAACGAGGTCCTTTGAACGAAGCAATGAATCTCCTGTTTCCCATGATATACCAGTTGATTCTGCGCCTCCTGCCGGATCCATCCGAACAATCAGTCCTCCTTCAGAAGCAAATACTCAAAATCTTCTTCGCTTTGACACAGTATTCCCTTCCTCTGGACTTGATATCAAAGGAGGTCTTTTCCCAATGGATGGACGTTGTTAGACAAGTTGCTGATAGGCCAGTACCACCTGAAACCAATGATCCTGATCTAGACGAGGATGACCGGGCCGAATTGCCCTGgtggaaatgtaaaaaatgggCCCTCCATATTCTTCACCGTATGTTCGAGAGATACGGCACCCCTGGAAGTGTAACCAAAGACTACAAAGAATTTTCCGAATGGTATTTGCAGACATTCAGTGGGGGAATACTGGAAGTacttttgaaaatattggatCAGTACAGGCGAAAAATTTACGTATCACCGAGGGTTATTCAGCAATCGTTGAATTACATAAATCAAGGGATTAGTCATTCATTCTCATGGAAATTTCTCAAGCCAAATATGTTTGAGATTATCAGAGATGTGCTCTTTCCAATTCTGTCTTACTCATCGTTTGACGAGGAGCTGTGGAACACTGATCCCTATGAGTACATCAGGGTGAAGTTTGATATTTTCGAGGATTTTGTTTCACCAGTGTCAGCTGCCCAGACTCTCCTGCAATCAGCCTGCAAAAAACGCAAGGAGATGCTCCAGAAGACAATGCAATTCTGTGTGGAAGTCCTGACGAGCCCAAATGCTGATCCCAGACAAAAAGATGGTGCTCTACACATGGTTGGTAGTTTAGCTGATATTCTTCTCAAAAAGAAAGTATACAAGGAGCAGATGGATAAAATGCTTATGCAATATGTATTCCCGGAATTCAATAGTCCCCATGGACACATGAGAGCTCGTGCCTGTTGggttctccataatttttcagaaacAAAATTCAAACAAGAACCCATTCTCGTCGAAGCTATTCGATTAACCACAAATGCCCTTCTTCATGATCAAGACCTTCCGGTTAAAGTTGAAGCAGCAATTTGCCTGCAGACACTCTTGTCATCACAAGATAAAGCTAAGAAATACATTGAACCATTGATAAGACAGATAACCCTGGAATTACTCAATATAATTCGTGAAACTGAGAATGATGATTTGACGAATGTGATGCAAAAAATTGTCTGCACTTACACCGAACAATTGATGCCAATAGCCATTGAAATATGCCAACATTTGGCAACGACATTTAGCCAGGTACTTGAGACAGACGAGGGAAGTGATGAAAAAGCCATAACTGCAATGGGTCTTCTCAATACAATTGCAACATTATTAACAGTTATGGAGGATCAGCCACAGATTATGGCCCAGCTTCAGCCGACAGTACTTCAGGTAGTTGCTCATATATTTGGACAGagtatcattgaattttatgagGAGGCACTCTCTCTGGTTTACGATCTCACTGGTAAAACGATATCCGAGGATATGTGGAAGGTACTGGAGTTGATCTACCAGTTGTTCCAGAAGGATGGTTTTGATTACTTCACTGATATGATGCCAGCACTTCACAATTACATCACAGTTGATACACCAGCATTTTTATCCAATGAAAATCATATTCTAGCCATGTTCAACATGTGCAAAGCTATATTAACTGGTGATGCTGGTGAGGATCCAGAGTGTCATGCAGCTAAACTTCTCGAAGTTATTATTCTTCAGTGCAAGGGCCACATAGATCAGTGCATACCATCCCTAGTGAGACTTGTTCTCGAACGTTTAACAAGAGAAGTCAAAACATCAGAATTGAGAACAATGTGTCTTCAAGTTGTCATAGCAGCTCTTTACTACAATCCAACATTGTGCCTCGAAGCCATGGACGGGCTCCAGGGTACACTCGGGCAATCTACAGATCCAATTGCTTCTCATTTTATTAAACAATGGATTCACGATACGGACTGCTTCCTGGGACTTCATGATCGGAAACTCTGTGTTCTCGGATTATGTACTCTCATCAGCATGGGACCTGCTAGACCTCCAGTAGTCAATGAATGCGCTCAGGAGATTATTCCTTCATTGATTTTACTGTTTGATGGCCTCAAACGTGCGTATGCTGCCAAGGCTGCTGATGGCGAGGAGGAACAGGAGGACGAGGAGGGGAGTGACTTCGAGGAGGAAGTTTTGTCGTCGGATGAGGATGAACTGGACGACGCTAGTCAGGAGTTTCTTGAAGACCTACAGGAAAAGGTGACAAGATCTTCTACATTATATGGATTAAATATAACTGCTTCGTTGCAGAATAAACATGTGGAGTCTGATGACGAGAACGATGACGATTCGGATATCGAGGCCAATGAGGAGACCACTCTGGAGTGCTATATTACACCGTTGGactttgatgataataatcaGGATGAGTACGTGGTTTTCAACGAAGTTATGCAAA atatTGAAAGAACAGATCAACAGTGGTATACTGGATTGACTAACCACCTGACGGCTGATCAAAGGAAAGCCCTGCAGGAGGTGATATTACTTGCGGAGCAACGAAAAGCTGCCGTAGAAAGTAAAAGAATCGAACAGAGTGGCG gATATGCCTTCCACTCGCAGACTGTGCCGACTTCATTTAATTTCGGTGGTACGCCCTTAggtcgataa
- the LOC135167500 gene encoding importin-7 isoform X2: MDPRKLTELLRATIDPAQQKQAEEQLNQIHKIIGFAPSLLQVIMSNEVDMPVRQAGVIYLKNLITTNWADREAENGPAPFSIHEQDRAMIRDAIVDAVVHAPDLIRVQLAVCISNIVKHDFPGRWTQIVDKITIYLQNPDASCWPGVLVALYQLVKNYEYKKAEERGPLNEAMNLLFPMIYQLILRLLPDPSEQSVLLQKQILKIFFALTQYSLPLDLISKEVFSQWMDVVRQVADRPVPPETNDPDLDEDDRAELPWWKCKKWALHILHRMFERYGTPGSVTKDYKEFSEWYLQTFSGGILEVLLKILDQYRRKIYVSPRVIQQSLNYINQGISHSFSWKFLKPNMFEIIRDVLFPILSYSSFDEELWNTDPYEYIRVKFDIFEDFVSPVSAAQTLLQSACKKRKEMLQKTMQFCVEVLTSPNADPRQKDGALHMVGSLADILLKKKVYKEQMDKMLMQYVFPEFNSPHGHMRARACWVLHNFSETKFKQEPILVEAIRLTTNALLHDQDLPVKVEAAICLQTLLSSQDKAKKYIEPLIRQITLELLNIIRETENDDLTNVMQKIVCTYTEQLMPIAIEICQHLATTFSQVLETDEGSDEKAITAMGLLNTIATLLTVMEDQPQIMAQLQPTVLQVVAHIFGQSIIEFYEEALSLVYDLTGKTISEDMWKVLELIYQLFQKDGFDYFTDMMPALHNYITVDTPAFLSNENHILAMFNMCKAILTGDAGEDPECHAAKLLEVIILQCKGHIDQCIPSLVRLVLERLTREVKTSELRTMCLQVVIAALYYNPTLCLEAMDGLQGTLGQSTDPIASHFIKQWIHDTDCFLGLHDRKLCVLGLCTLISMGPARPPVVNECAQEIIPSLILLFDGLKRAYAAKAADGEEEQEDEEGSDFEEEVLSSDEDELDDASQEFLEDLQEKNKHVESDDENDDDSDIEANEETTLECYITPLDFDDNNQDEYVVFNEVMQNIERTDQQWYTGLTNHLTADQRKALQEVILLAEQRKAAVESKRIEQSGGYAFHSQTVPTSFNFGGTPLGR; the protein is encoded by the exons ATGGATCCACGCAAATTAACGGAACTGTTGAGAGCAACTATTGACCCGGCACAGCAAAAACAAGCCGAGGAACAGCTTAATCAG attcataaaattattggCTTTGCCCCGAGTTTGCTGCAAGTTATAATGTCAAATGAGGTTGACATGCCTGTCAGACAAGCTG GTGTAATatacttgaaaaatttgataacGACGAATTGGGCTGATCGTGAAGCTGAGAATGGACCAGCTCCATTTAGCATTCACGAGCAGGATCGTGCCATGATACGTGATGCCATTGTTGATGCTGTTGTACATGCACCAGATCTCATACGCGTTCAATTGGCTGTTTGCATCAGCAATATCGTTAAACACGATTTTCCAGGACGTTGGACACAAATTGTTGACAAAATAACGATTTATTTGCAAAATCCCGATGCATCCTGTTGGCCTGGTGTTCTTGTGGCGCTCTACCAGcttgttaaaaattatga GTACAAAAAAGCTGAAGAACGAGGTCCTTTGAACGAAGCAATGAATCTCCTGTTTCCCATGATATACCAGTTGATTCTGCGCCTCCTGCCGGATCCATCCGAACAATCAGTCCTCCTTCAGAAGCAAATACTCAAAATCTTCTTCGCTTTGACACAGTATTCCCTTCCTCTGGACTTGATATCAAAGGAGGTCTTTTCCCAATGGATGGACGTTGTTAGACAAGTTGCTGATAGGCCAGTACCACCTGAAACCAATGATCCTGATCTAGACGAGGATGACCGGGCCGAATTGCCCTGgtggaaatgtaaaaaatgggCCCTCCATATTCTTCACCGTATGTTCGAGAGATACGGCACCCCTGGAAGTGTAACCAAAGACTACAAAGAATTTTCCGAATGGTATTTGCAGACATTCAGTGGGGGAATACTGGAAGTacttttgaaaatattggatCAGTACAGGCGAAAAATTTACGTATCACCGAGGGTTATTCAGCAATCGTTGAATTACATAAATCAAGGGATTAGTCATTCATTCTCATGGAAATTTCTCAAGCCAAATATGTTTGAGATTATCAGAGATGTGCTCTTTCCAATTCTGTCTTACTCATCGTTTGACGAGGAGCTGTGGAACACTGATCCCTATGAGTACATCAGGGTGAAGTTTGATATTTTCGAGGATTTTGTTTCACCAGTGTCAGCTGCCCAGACTCTCCTGCAATCAGCCTGCAAAAAACGCAAGGAGATGCTCCAGAAGACAATGCAATTCTGTGTGGAAGTCCTGACGAGCCCAAATGCTGATCCCAGACAAAAAGATGGTGCTCTACACATGGTTGGTAGTTTAGCTGATATTCTTCTCAAAAAGAAAGTATACAAGGAGCAGATGGATAAAATGCTTATGCAATATGTATTCCCGGAATTCAATAGTCCCCATGGACACATGAGAGCTCGTGCCTGTTGggttctccataatttttcagaaacAAAATTCAAACAAGAACCCATTCTCGTCGAAGCTATTCGATTAACCACAAATGCCCTTCTTCATGATCAAGACCTTCCGGTTAAAGTTGAAGCAGCAATTTGCCTGCAGACACTCTTGTCATCACAAGATAAAGCTAAGAAATACATTGAACCATTGATAAGACAGATAACCCTGGAATTACTCAATATAATTCGTGAAACTGAGAATGATGATTTGACGAATGTGATGCAAAAAATTGTCTGCACTTACACCGAACAATTGATGCCAATAGCCATTGAAATATGCCAACATTTGGCAACGACATTTAGCCAGGTACTTGAGACAGACGAGGGAAGTGATGAAAAAGCCATAACTGCAATGGGTCTTCTCAATACAATTGCAACATTATTAACAGTTATGGAGGATCAGCCACAGATTATGGCCCAGCTTCAGCCGACAGTACTTCAGGTAGTTGCTCATATATTTGGACAGagtatcattgaattttatgagGAGGCACTCTCTCTGGTTTACGATCTCACTGGTAAAACGATATCCGAGGATATGTGGAAGGTACTGGAGTTGATCTACCAGTTGTTCCAGAAGGATGGTTTTGATTACTTCACTGATATGATGCCAGCACTTCACAATTACATCACAGTTGATACACCAGCATTTTTATCCAATGAAAATCATATTCTAGCCATGTTCAACATGTGCAAAGCTATATTAACTGGTGATGCTGGTGAGGATCCAGAGTGTCATGCAGCTAAACTTCTCGAAGTTATTATTCTTCAGTGCAAGGGCCACATAGATCAGTGCATACCATCCCTAGTGAGACTTGTTCTCGAACGTTTAACAAGAGAAGTCAAAACATCAGAATTGAGAACAATGTGTCTTCAAGTTGTCATAGCAGCTCTTTACTACAATCCAACATTGTGCCTCGAAGCCATGGACGGGCTCCAGGGTACACTCGGGCAATCTACAGATCCAATTGCTTCTCATTTTATTAAACAATGGATTCACGATACGGACTGCTTCCTGGGACTTCATGATCGGAAACTCTGTGTTCTCGGATTATGTACTCTCATCAGCATGGGACCTGCTAGACCTCCAGTAGTCAATGAATGCGCTCAGGAGATTATTCCTTCATTGATTTTACTGTTTGATGGCCTCAAACGTGCGTATGCTGCCAAGGCTGCTGATGGCGAGGAGGAACAGGAGGACGAGGAGGGGAGTGACTTCGAGGAGGAAGTTTTGTCGTCGGATGAGGATGAACTGGACGACGCTAGTCAGGAGTTTCTTGAAGACCTACAGGAAAAG AATAAACATGTGGAGTCTGATGACGAGAACGATGACGATTCGGATATCGAGGCCAATGAGGAGACCACTCTGGAGTGCTATATTACACCGTTGGactttgatgataataatcaGGATGAGTACGTGGTTTTCAACGAAGTTATGCAAA atatTGAAAGAACAGATCAACAGTGGTATACTGGATTGACTAACCACCTGACGGCTGATCAAAGGAAAGCCCTGCAGGAGGTGATATTACTTGCGGAGCAACGAAAAGCTGCCGTAGAAAGTAAAAGAATCGAACAGAGTGGCG gATATGCCTTCCACTCGCAGACTGTGCCGACTTCATTTAATTTCGGTGGTACGCCCTTAggtcgataa